A part of Streptomyces sp. NBC_01497 genomic DNA contains:
- a CDS encoding substrate-binding domain-containing protein, translating into MTRPWSSTTSSSSRDHATAPTLPPVGPAWRTTPTTRSGAAAPTTCAPRTGSDEMAFGAYRAARRAGLSVPKDLSVVGYDDSPVLDFIGPAFTTVRQPIERIAENVGRIVTSLIANRPVSAEETLIEPELRLRGSTAPVPGRA; encoded by the coding sequence TTGACGCGCCCCTGGTCCTCGACGACGAGCAGCAGCTCGCGGGACCATGCGACCGCGCCCACCCTGCCGCCGGTCGGGCCCGCGTGGCGGACTACACCGACGACGAGATCGGGGGCGGCGGCCCCTACGACTTGCGCGCCGCGGACCGGGAGCGACGAGATGGCCTTCGGCGCCTACCGTGCGGCGCGCCGCGCCGGGCTGAGCGTGCCGAAGGACCTCTCGGTCGTCGGCTACGACGACTCCCCCGTGCTCGACTTCATCGGACCAGCGTTCACGACGGTCCGGCAGCCGATCGAGCGCATCGCGGAGAACGTGGGACGGATCGTCACCTCGCTGATCGCGAACCGGCCCGTGAGCGCGGAGGAAACCCTCATCGAGCCCGAGTTGCGGCTCCGGGGCTCCACCGCTCCGGTGCCCGGCCGGGCCTGA
- a CDS encoding alpha/beta hydrolase: MFVLIPGAGGAAWYWHRVVTELEARGYEAVAVELPGADKSVGLPQYTDAVVDAIGDRDDVVLVAQSMGGFTAPMVCARVHVDLLVLVNAMIPLPGETPGQWWDNTGWSAARIAAAEAGGYSTEFDLPTYFLHDVPAEVAAAGAAHESPEADLAFSQPCGIEQWPEPTTRVLTAADDRFFPAEFQRRVARDRLGINADAMPGGHLVALSRPVDLVDRLIAYTR; encoded by the coding sequence ATGTTCGTCCTGATTCCCGGGGCCGGGGGTGCGGCCTGGTACTGGCATCGCGTGGTGACCGAGCTGGAAGCCAGGGGGTACGAGGCGGTCGCCGTCGAACTGCCCGGCGCCGACAAGTCCGTGGGGCTGCCGCAATACACGGACGCTGTGGTGGACGCGATCGGCGACCGCGATGACGTGGTGCTGGTCGCCCAGTCGATGGGCGGCTTCACCGCGCCGATGGTCTGCGCCCGCGTGCACGTGGATCTTCTCGTGCTCGTCAACGCGATGATCCCGCTGCCGGGCGAAACCCCCGGGCAGTGGTGGGACAACACCGGATGGTCGGCAGCCCGCATCGCCGCAGCCGAAGCGGGCGGGTACAGCACGGAGTTCGATCTGCCCACCTATTTCCTCCACGACGTGCCGGCCGAGGTCGCCGCCGCCGGGGCCGCGCACGAATCTCCCGAGGCCGACCTCGCGTTCAGTCAGCCCTGCGGCATCGAACAGTGGCCGGAGCCGACCACCCGCGTGCTCACTGCGGCCGATGACCGCTTCTTCCCCGCGGAGTTCCAGCGCCGGGTGGCCCGTGACCGCCTCGGGATCAACGCCGACGCGATGCCCGGCGGTCACCTGGTCGCCCTGTCGCGGCCCGTCGACCTCGTCGACCGGCTGATCGCGTACACGCGCTGA
- a CDS encoding sigma factor produces MGPDLATERSPRAENERARARRGPKRLPRLRPRRSAVLSHGALLLTGNREAAGDPVQETPERACREWRSTAAKNAPDAYVRRITVNLANDRWRRLCRTVPTQDGTPGDDYGQVYARDQLVRAFQRLPIRRRTGVVLRYFHDLSDDGITAALRHGTIRLPERCARQLRDVPSKATEE; encoded by the coding sequence ATGGGTCCGGATCTGGCGACCGAGCGCAGTCCGCGCGCTGAGAATGAGCGTGCCCGAGCCCGCCGGGGTCCGAAACGGCTGCCCCGGCTCCGTCCTCGCCGGTCGGCCGTACTGTCCCACGGCGCCCTCCTCCTCACGGGAAACCGCGAGGCGGCGGGAGACCCGGTGCAGGAGACCCCGGAGCGGGCCTGCCGCGAGTGGCGCAGCACAGCCGCCAAGAACGCACCCGACGCCTATGTGCGGCGCATCACGGTGAACCTGGCGAACGACCGGTGGAGAAGGCTCTGTCGCACGGTCCCCACCCAGGACGGGACGCCGGGCGACGACTACGGGCAGGTGTACGCCCGGGACCAGTTGGTCCGGGCCTTCCAGAGACTGCCGATACGCAGGCGGACGGGCGTGGTGCTGCGGTACTTCCACGACCTTTCGGACGACGGGATCACGGCCGCCCTCAGGCACGGCACCATCCGGCTGCCTGAACGGTGTGCGCGGCAGCTACGAGACGTGCCGTCGAAGGCGACCGAGGAATAG
- a CDS encoding phosphotransferase family protein — protein sequence MSNHDEAAALRPLTLAWVNRHLKLGERIVGIEALHGGITAEMRRLTIGTRDGGTRNLVLRTFVNVEHAEDWLNREVGALTLLPGTGVPAPGLVAVDPTAAHCEYPSLLMTHLAGRTVLDDEGLEARVPLLARQLAAIHAVLPAARPRKYVALTTADTVVVPQGADAAAWAAAIDVIREPAPPFEGRFLHRDFQPGNVLFDVPPSRPAGARITGVVDWAAASWGPADLDVAHCSVNLALLHGPEWGLRFPEAYEEAGGVLAATANERLYWQVRDGLASSEEVRQVSQPWREAGRTDLTTRAVEGRLDDYVSALMNTLG from the coding sequence GTGAGCAACCACGATGAGGCGGCCGCCCTCCGCCCGTTGACACTGGCGTGGGTGAACCGGCACCTGAAGCTCGGCGAACGGATCGTCGGGATCGAGGCGCTGCACGGCGGCATCACCGCCGAAATGCGGCGGCTCACCATCGGCACGCGGGACGGAGGCACCCGTAACCTGGTGCTGCGGACCTTCGTCAACGTGGAGCACGCCGAGGACTGGCTGAACAGGGAGGTCGGCGCCCTGACCCTGCTCCCGGGGACCGGCGTGCCGGCCCCTGGACTGGTCGCGGTGGATCCGACCGCCGCGCATTGCGAGTATCCGTCGCTCCTTATGACACATCTGGCGGGCCGGACAGTCCTCGACGATGAGGGATTGGAGGCACGCGTTCCACTGCTGGCCCGTCAACTCGCGGCGATTCACGCGGTGCTTCCCGCCGCACGACCCCGGAAGTACGTGGCGTTGACGACCGCCGATACGGTCGTGGTCCCGCAGGGCGCCGACGCGGCGGCGTGGGCCGCGGCGATCGATGTGATCCGCGAGCCCGCGCCGCCCTTTGAGGGGCGGTTCCTGCACCGGGACTTCCAGCCCGGCAACGTGCTGTTCGACGTGCCGCCTTCAAGGCCGGCAGGTGCCCGGATCACCGGCGTCGTCGACTGGGCGGCGGCCTCCTGGGGCCCTGCGGATCTCGATGTGGCGCACTGCTCCGTCAATCTCGCGCTACTGCACGGCCCGGAGTGGGGTCTGCGGTTCCCTGAGGCGTATGAGGAGGCCGGCGGGGTGCTGGCCGCGACCGCGAACGAGCGGCTGTACTGGCAGGTGCGCGACGGGCTGGCGTCCTCAGAAGAAGTGCGACAGGTATCGCAGCCATGGCGGGAGGCGGGCAGGACGGACTTGACGACGCGAGCCGTGGAGGGGCGACTGGATGACTACGTCTCCGCCCTGATGAACACGCTGGGCTGA